A DNA window from Oryzias latipes chromosome 5, ASM223467v1 contains the following coding sequences:
- the LOC101168454 gene encoding nuclear factor 7, ovary-like, with protein MAPGLEEELTCPVCRDIFEEPVFLPCSHSFCRACLKRWWKKKQVLKCPVCNNACGSKRPPCNLALKNACEAFLLERAEPEPLCRLHAESLKLFCLDHQEPVCLICRDSDAHRNHSFRPVSEAALDLREELRRSLEPLQDRLKLLQQVKGHFGHTTEHVLLQTRQAETQMKKQFQELHRFLQEEEDARIDALREEERQKVWVLSHETEALRREMAALSDVIQAAEEQLRAADASFIRNHKAAVERVQRCRLQDVPRLLSGALMDVAKHVGNLSFRVWTKMKEVVSYRPVILDPNTAEAGLLLSEDLTSVRHGPRQELPENPERFECHGMVLGSQGFCSGAHSWSVEVGDSRAWLVGVAAEGFRRKGAPDPSSGLWAVAFSNGEYVSISPTGPSPLHPERKLKSVSVHLDWGRGRLTFTDAETQAHIQEFTPGHTEALFPLFHTSSDLPLRISQAPSGEDEDEDCVVRLDDEI; from the coding sequence ATGGCCCCGGGGTTGGAGGAGGAACTAACCTGCCCCGTGTGCCGGGACATCTTTGAGGAGCCGGTGTTTCTGCCGTGCAGCcacagcttctgcagagcctgCCTGAAGAGATGGTGGAAGAAGAAGCAGGTCCTGAAGTGTCCCGTCTGCAACAACGCCTGTGGAAGTAAGCGTCCGCCCTGCAACCTGGCTCTGAAGAACGCATGTGAGGCCTTCTTGCTGGAGAGGGCGGAGCCAGAGCCCCTCTGTAGGCTTCACGCCGAGAGCCTCAAGCTCTTCTGCCTGGACCACCAGGAGCCCGTCTGCCTCATCTGCAGAGACTCGGACGCTCACAGGAACCACAGCTTCCGACCCGTCAGCGAGGCCGCTCTGGATCTCAGAGAGGAGCTGCGGAGGTCTCTGGAACCCTTACAGGACCGCCTGAAGCTCCTCcagcaggtcaaaggtcacttcGGCCACACAACAGAACATGTTCTGCTCCAGACCCGACAAGCTGAGACGCAGATGAAGAAGCAGTTCCAGGAGCTTCACCGGTTTCTGCAGGAAGAAGAGGATGCCAGGATTGATGCTCTGAGGGAGGAAGAGAGGCAGAAGGTTTGGGTGTTGAGTCACGAGACGGAGGCTCTGAGGAGGGAGATGGCAGCTCTTTCAGACGTGATCCaagctgcagaggagcagctgaGAGCTGCAGACGCCTCATTCATCCGGAACCACAAGGCTGCAGTGGAAAGAGTGCAGCGCTGCCGCCTGCAGGACGTCCCGCGGCTGCTGTCAGGAGCTCTGATGGATGTGGCCAAACATGTGGGCAACCTGAGCTTCAGAGTCTGGACCAAGATGAAGGAGGTGGTGTCCTACAGACCGGTGATTCTGGATCCCAACACAGCCGAAGCGGGACTCCTCCTGTCTGAAGACCTGACCTCTGTGAGACACGGACCGAGGCAGGAGCTCCCCGAAAACCCAGAGCGCTTTGAATGCCACGGCATGGTTCTGGGCTCGCAGGGCTTCTGCTCGGGGGCCCACAGCTGGAGCGTGGAAGTGGGCGATAGCAGAGCCTGGTTAGTGGGCGTGGCCGCAGAGGGCTTCAGGAGGAAAGGAGCCCCTGACCCGTCGAGTGGGCTGTGGGCCGTGGCCTTCTCCAACGGCGAGTACGTCTCCATCTCCCCTACGGGTCCgtctcctcttcatcctgaGAGGAAGCTGAAGAGCGTCAGCGTTCATCTGGACTGGGGGAGAGGAAGACTGACCTTCACTGATGCAGAGACTCAAGCCCACATTCAGGAGTTCACACCCGGCCACACTGAGGCGCTGTTTCCGCTCTTCCACACCAGCAGTGACCTGCCGCTCAGGATTTCCCAGGCTCCTTCAGGGGAGGACGAGGACGAGGACTGTGTTGTTCGTCTTGATGATGAAATCTGA